AACTCAACTTTATTGCCATTAATTTTGTAGCTCAAATTTAATGGAATCGTTACAGACTGCAAGGCTACGTTTTTATCCTTATGTGTAAAACTTCCTGAAAACAACTTCGCTGTATTAATATTTTCAACAGAAATAGACATATCAAACTGAACTTCTAACTCGTCAATAACTTGCCAAAGCGGCACATTATCAAACGATGATTCTTGAGCTATCCAAGACGGATTTTCTGCAATAAAATCTTTAACCAAAATCACTTCGTCTTTAATAATTCTAAAGGTTTTACCTGGAGTCAAAACAACTTTACCCTTATCACTTGTTACGCTTACAGAACCTTCGTAACATTGAACTTCAAAATAATTATCGCGTTCTTTTACATTAAACTGAGTACCTAAAACCTGAATACTTCCCGCCGCCGTGTTAACGGTAAACTTTTCTCCCTTTGTCACTTTAAAAAAAGCCTCCCCATCCAAATTCAAAGTTCTATTATTTTTCCATTCTTTTTTATTGTATGTAAGATGAGATTGCGCATTTAATATAACTTCAGAATTATCTGGCAAATTAAACACTCTTGTTTCTGCTATTTGGGTTTCAAAAGATTTTATATTGTTGAAAAACAAAAAATAAGATGATGCCAACAGTACTACAAAAATAGCTGCTATTTTTAAAAACGACTTAAAGTTTAAAGGTATTACTTTAGATTCTTGCTTATTAAAAGTTCTGGTTTTAAAATCTGCCAAAGCCTTTTGTGCATCCACCTCAGGAACAGTTATTTGTTTTGCATAAAAGCCTGCTTTTTCTAAAACAGAAAAGTCTTCATTAGGGTATAACTCTTTAATTTCTTCAGAAGAAATTTCACCATTAAACCATTTTAATATGTCGTTTTCTTTACTCATTAATTTGATGCGTTACAATTATTAGACACCTATATATTTATTTACCCTATGTTATTTTTTAATTTTCTTTAAATATTTATGCCTTCCATTTTTTTACGGAGTATTTTTAAAGCTGCTGACATTCTTTTTTCTACTGTTTTTTGAGATATATCAAGCAATTCTGCTATTTCTCTGTATTTCTTATCCTCTATTCTATTTAATAAAAATACTTCTCTTTGTTCTTCACTTAAATCCGAAATCACAGACTCCAACTTTTGTT
The nucleotide sequence above comes from Flavobacteriaceae bacterium HL-DH10. Encoded proteins:
- a CDS encoding FecR domain-containing protein, coding for MSKENDILKWFNGEISSEEIKELYPNEDFSVLEKAGFYAKQITVPEVDAQKALADFKTRTFNKQESKVIPLNFKSFLKIAAIFVVLLASSYFLFFNNIKSFETQIAETRVFNLPDNSEVILNAQSHLTYNKKEWKNNRTLNLDGEAFFKVTKGEKFTVNTAAGSIQVLGTQFNVKERDNYFEVQCYEGSVSVTSDKGKVVLTPGKTFRIIKDEVILVKDFIAENPSWIAQESSFDNVPLWQVIDELEVQFDMSISVENINTAKLFSGSFTHKDKNVALQSVTIPLNLSYKINGNKVEFYNYAKN